The following coding sequences lie in one Peribacillus frigoritolerans genomic window:
- a CDS encoding response regulator → MTNEIRVLLIEDDPMVQEVNKQFIERLPPFKVVDTASNGLEGLEKIKQSKPDLVILDIFMPSLNGVDTLYQIRKEQMDVDVIIISAANDQKTIRKMIQNGAFDYLIKPFKFDRLKHTLEQYFAFRMEVETDHQISQNQLDRILFQNKTQSEASPKYDVPKGLNGATLEQVTKFIKTQPGSLSAEEVADGIGIARVTARRYLEYLHGEEVLQLDVQYGSIGRPVNRYRLKKP, encoded by the coding sequence ATGACTAACGAAATTCGTGTACTTTTAATTGAAGACGACCCAATGGTCCAAGAGGTCAACAAACAGTTCATCGAGCGCCTGCCTCCCTTTAAAGTCGTTGATACAGCTTCAAATGGGCTTGAAGGGCTGGAAAAAATCAAGCAGTCTAAACCCGACCTTGTCATTTTGGACATCTTCATGCCATCTTTAAACGGGGTTGATACGCTTTATCAAATCAGAAAAGAGCAAATGGATGTGGATGTCATCATCATTTCAGCGGCAAATGATCAGAAAACGATTCGAAAAATGATACAGAACGGGGCTTTTGACTATTTAATCAAGCCATTTAAATTCGATAGGCTAAAACATACTCTGGAGCAATACTTTGCTTTTCGGATGGAGGTTGAAACTGACCATCAAATTTCTCAAAATCAGCTCGACCGAATCCTCTTTCAAAATAAAACACAATCTGAAGCGAGTCCGAAATATGATGTTCCGAAAGGATTGAATGGCGCGACTCTTGAGCAAGTGACGAAGTTCATTAAGACCCAGCCTGGTTCACTATCTGCAGAAGAAGTGGCTGATGGGATTGGAATCGCCAGAGTTACAGCAAGGCGCTATCTTGAATACTTGCATGGCGAAGAAGTCCTTCAGCTTGATGTACAATATGGCAGCATAGGCCGTCCAGTCAATAGATACCGGCTTAAAAAACCTTAA
- a CDS encoding sensor histidine kinase, giving the protein MDKSFHMPIQIKITLLSFVIVAFSILIGGIFIFGNIVSVREDEIGKRSMITAHTIAELPEVQKLVREPEGWTQLNPIIENLRKIHQADYIVVLNNQHIRYSHPVFSQLGTPSSSSDESAAFAEHEYLSKAAGELGISVRAFVPILDRDREQIGVVLVGNILPTIPELIKDLKGEIAIILVLTLLFGVCGSWLMARRIKKETFQLEPHEISRMLVERTAAFNAMHEGVIAIDNNQTITIFNEKAKQIFNINGAVIGKNINDIIHDTRLPEVLDRTSPIFNQEISVQNRNIVSNRVPIKIADKTIGAVAIFQDRTDVTKLAEELTSVKAFVEALRVQNHEHMNKLHTIAGLIQLGNLDEALHYIFQITEEQEELTRFLTKHIHDDNLVGLILSKISLGRELGIELIMDKHTKLDRFPADLDHHDFVLIIGNLIENSFAALKHCSEETKQVYLSIYQDDRHCQIVLEDNGPGIPEDIHKDIFEYGFTTKGAEGSGIGLYLIDQIVKKANGEMKFTTRPDEGTSFFLSFPMHDIEENQND; this is encoded by the coding sequence ATGGATAAATCCTTTCATATGCCCATTCAAATTAAAATCACCCTGCTATCATTTGTAATCGTCGCGTTTTCGATACTAATAGGCGGGATTTTTATATTCGGAAATATCGTTTCGGTCAGGGAGGATGAAATCGGCAAACGATCCATGATCACTGCCCATACCATCGCCGAACTCCCTGAAGTACAAAAATTGGTCCGTGAGCCTGAAGGATGGACGCAGCTTAATCCGATTATTGAAAACTTAAGGAAAATCCATCAAGCGGATTATATAGTTGTACTCAACAATCAGCATATACGCTATTCCCACCCGGTGTTCAGTCAATTGGGGACCCCATCTAGCAGCAGCGACGAAAGCGCTGCGTTCGCTGAACACGAATACCTTTCAAAGGCTGCTGGTGAACTTGGCATTTCTGTCCGCGCCTTTGTCCCGATCCTTGATAGAGATAGAGAGCAAATCGGCGTCGTACTGGTTGGGAATATCTTGCCTACGATACCGGAATTAATCAAGGACTTGAAAGGCGAAATCGCGATTATCCTGGTCCTTACACTTCTATTCGGTGTATGCGGCTCATGGCTCATGGCAAGAAGGATAAAAAAAGAGACCTTCCAACTTGAACCCCATGAAATTTCACGGATGTTAGTTGAAAGGACAGCCGCTTTCAATGCCATGCATGAAGGGGTGATCGCCATAGATAATAATCAGACAATCACGATTTTCAATGAAAAGGCTAAGCAAATATTCAATATTAACGGTGCGGTCATTGGCAAGAATATCAATGATATTATACATGATACCCGTCTCCCGGAAGTGCTTGACCGGACATCTCCCATCTTCAATCAGGAAATCTCCGTTCAAAACAGGAATATTGTAAGCAACCGGGTACCAATAAAGATTGCGGATAAAACGATTGGTGCCGTGGCCATATTCCAGGATCGCACCGATGTGACGAAGCTAGCTGAAGAGTTGACTAGTGTCAAAGCATTCGTTGAAGCCCTGCGAGTTCAAAACCATGAACATATGAACAAACTTCATACGATAGCAGGATTGATCCAGCTAGGCAATCTTGACGAAGCGCTGCATTACATTTTTCAGATTACGGAAGAACAAGAGGAATTGACCAGGTTTTTAACGAAGCACATTCACGATGATAATTTAGTGGGGCTGATATTAAGTAAGATCTCCTTGGGTAGGGAACTCGGAATCGAGCTCATCATGGACAAGCACACGAAATTGGACCGCTTCCCCGCTGATTTGGATCATCACGATTTTGTTTTGATAATCGGAAACCTGATCGAAAACTCATTCGCAGCGCTAAAGCATTGTTCAGAGGAAACAAAACAGGTTTATCTATCCATCTATCAGGATGACCGTCATTGTCAAATCGTGCTTGAGGATAATGGACCCGGCATTCCAGAGGACATTCATAAAGATATATTCGAGTATGGTTTTACAACAAAGGGTGCGGAAGGATCAGGAATTGGTCTTTATCTAATAGACCAAATTGTAAAAAAAGCGAACGGCGAAATGAAATTCACGACACGCCCTGACGAAGGAACAAGCTTTTTTCTTTCTTTTCCGATGCACGATATAGAGGAGAACCAAAATGACTAA